CTCATGAGTTTGATCGATTAGCGATCGATTAGATTACTGATCGATTTAAGACCGATTACTGATGGATTAGTGATTGATTAATGACAGATTAGTGATTGTATTGTTATTGAGAAAACAATGCTATTCCAGAAATAAGCCTTATGAGAGACATGGATATATACTTTATCATGGTTAATGTTATCATACTTATTTTCCTTGGTAAAATTTAACAGTTTTATGTGAACTAATTTTTCAGAAACTGATGGACCCCAGAGCGTCAATATACGCATTTTGTGCTGGATAATGACGTGTCCTAATAATTCACACTTATTTGCTATCAACGTTAAAAATACTTGGGGAAAACGCTGTGACATTTTGTTATTTATGAGCTCGAAGCAGGATAAGGATTTCCCAGCGATAGGTCTTGATACACAAGAAGGGCGTGATCATTTGACTGCTAAAGCCATGCAAGCATGGCGGTATGTGTATGAACATTACAGAGATAAAGCCGATTGGTTCCTAAAGGCAGACGATGACACTTACGTCATTGTAGAAAATCTGAAATACTTATTGAAAGATTATATTACAAGTGAACCTATTTTCTTTGGACAAAGCTTAGTTAAACCTGATATAAAACAACCTTTCAACTCAGGAGGACCGGGCTATGTTTTGAGTAAAGAGGCATTAA
Above is a window of Mytilus galloprovincialis chromosome 7, xbMytGall1.hap1.1, whole genome shotgun sequence DNA encoding:
- the LOC143084212 gene encoding glycoprotein-N-acetylgalactosamine 3-beta-galactosyltransferase 1-like; this encodes MTCPNNSHLFAINVKNTWGKRCDILLFMSSKQDKDFPAIGLDTQEGRDHLTAKAMQAWRYVYEHYRDKADWFLKADDDTYVIVENLKYLLKDYITSEPIFFGQSLVKPDIKQPFNSGGPGYVLSKEALIRLGTKGNSSEASDFIECLDKEPRQYE